In uncultured Desulfuromonas sp., the genomic stretch CGACAACCACACCATTTTTTCCATAAGCTTTATCACGGGCAAACAAAGGAAATAAGGCGGGATAGGTTCCATGATAAAATGGGGGAGACAGAGACGTCATCTGTTTATGAAAACGAAGAGAACCCACCATCCAGATCACATCGAGGAAATCACCAAGGACAATGGTTGGAAAACTCAGTTGATGGTGGTTAAGAAGGTCGGGGCCAAGAAGTCGACGAATTTGGACCCATCGCTTATAGAGGCCGCCATGTAAACACACATTATAAAGCAGACAGCGTTTGTCATCGGCAATCAATTCAGCGCGCATACATCCGGCACCATAACCGAGATCGTAGGTCTGGATCATTTTAACCGGTTGGCGACACAGTAATGCCAGATCGCGGGTTTCGCCCTGGCTGGCGATCTCCATGCCGCAAAACGCGGCCAGCGCCTCAAGAGTCTGGCCGTGGGGCAAATCCTGAATATTCTGCAGTGCAACATAATCCGCATGATAATGATCTATCAATTGGAACACAGCTCCACTGTTCCGGCAACCTTGCAGGTTATAAGAGATGATGCGGACAGTGGTCATAATGGCCCCTTATTCCGCGTTGAGCTGTTATGGCGCTACGACCCGCTCAACTGATTCGATAACCACACTTTGAGATGGCACATCCGCCATCCCTTTTTTGCGGCCTGTTTTCACCATAGCAATTTTATCGACAACATCCATTCCTTCGACCACTTTTCCGAAAACAGCATAGCCGTAACCACGGGCTGTTTTGCTTTTATGATCGAGAAACGCATTGTCGACCAGATTGATAAAAAACTGGCTTGTCGCGCTATCAACACGACCTGTTCGCGCCATGGCAATGGTACCACGCAAATTTTTCAGGCCATTGGTCGCTTCGTTTTTAATCGGTTGGCGGGTAACCTTACGATCCATCTTTTTGGTAAAGCCTCCACCTTGAATCATAAAACCCGGTATAACACGGTGAAAAATTGTTCCATTGTAGAAACCGCCATCAACATAGCGCAGGAAATTATTCACAGACACAGGTGCATGAGCCTCATCCAGTTCGATGACAATTGAACCGTAGTTGGTTGTCAACTTTACCTGAGTTCCGGCAAAACACAGTGTCGGAACCACTAACAATAACGCTATGAAAATTATTTTTTTAATTGATAACGTCATCAGACATACTCCGATTTGAGTTCACGTTGCATCAGTTCAACTACGGCCTGCCGAGGATCTTTATCTTCATAAAGAATGGCATACATCTGCTCGACAATGGGAACTTCCACTTTGATTTTTTTCGCCAGTTCAAAGGTCGATAGAGTTGTTTTAACCCCCTCAGCTATCATCGTCATTTCAGACAGAATCTCGTTGAGTTTACGTCCCTTGCCTAATTCGACACCAACCGTTCGGTTACGGGAGAGATCTCCGGTACAGGTCAACACCAGATCACCCATACCTGCCAGACCGGCAAAAGTTTCGGCTTTGGCTCCCATGGCCAGACCAAGGCGCTTCATTTCAGCCAGGCCCCTGGTGATCAGAGCAGCACGGGTATTATAACCGTAGTTGAGCCCGTCACAGACTCCCGCGGCTAAAGCGATCACATTTTTAA encodes the following:
- a CDS encoding endonuclease/exonuclease/phosphatase family protein, whose translation is MTTVRIISYNLQGCRNSGAVFQLIDHYHADYVALQNIQDLPHGQTLEALAAFCGMEIASQGETRDLALLCRQPVKMIQTYDLGYGAGCMRAELIADDKRCLLYNVCLHGGLYKRWVQIRRLLGPDLLNHHQLSFPTIVLGDFLDVIWMVGSLRFHKQMTSLSPPFYHGTYPALFPLFARDKAYGKNGVVVENSFIDRSEKARSGSRHLPLIIDVMIVDNRIALKNKKLSKAAPAGVFSG
- a CDS encoding peptidylprolyl isomerase, coding for MTLSIKKIIFIALLLVVPTLCFAGTQVKLTTNYGSIVIELDEAHAPVSVNNFLRYVDGGFYNGTIFHRVIPGFMIQGGGFTKKMDRKVTRQPIKNEATNGLKNLRGTIAMARTGRVDSATSQFFINLVDNAFLDHKSKTARGYGYAVFGKVVEGMDVVDKIAMVKTGRKKGMADVPSQSVVIESVERVVAP